From the Meriones unguiculatus strain TT.TT164.6M chromosome 12, Bangor_MerUng_6.1, whole genome shotgun sequence genome, one window contains:
- the LOC110543200 gene encoding interferon alpha-1-like → MSKPCAFLTVLVVLSCWSTCSLGCDLPHTHNLRNKRALTLLAQMRRLSPVSCLKDRKDFGFPLEKENVQQIQKTQAIPVLNELTQQVLSLFSSKDSSSPWKTTLLDTFCSGLLQQLQDLQACLRQQVGVQESPLTQEDPVEAVRKYFHRITVYLREKKRSPCAWEVVRVQVWRALSSSAHWLARRREEED, encoded by the coding sequence ATGTCGAAGCCCTGTGCCTTCCTGACGGTCCTGGTGGTGCTGAGCTGCTGGTCAACCTGCTCTCTAGGATGTGACCTGCCTCACACACATAACCTCAGGAACAAGAGAGCCTTGACACTCCTGGCACAAATGAGGAGACTCTCCCCTGTCTCCTGCCTCAAGGACAGAAAGGACTTTGGATTCCCTCTGGAGAAGGAGAATGTCCAGCAGATCCAGAAGACTCAAGCCATCCCTGTCTTGAATGAGCTGACCCAGCAGGTCCTGAGCCTCTTCAGCTCAAAGGACTCCTCTTCTCCTTGGAAGACAACCCTCCTAGACACATTCTGCAGCGGCCTCCTCCAGCAGCTCCAGGATCTGCAGGCCTGTCTGAGGCAGCAGGTCGGGGTGCAGGAATCTCCCCTGACCCAGGAGGACCCCGTGGAGGCTGTGAGGAAGTACTTCCATAGGATCACTGTCTACCTGAGAGAGAAGAAACGCAGCCCCTGTGCCTGGGAGGTTGTCAGAGTACAAGTGTGGAGAGCCCTGTCTTCCTCAGCCCACTGGCTGGCCAGacggagagaggaggaggactga
- the LOC132646698 gene encoding interferon alpha-1-like: protein MRVSSEPTEESLPAALPAGTGNNELDTSTKDRLQRTWRGRFRTTQPRGPAASATFTISRPCAFLTVLVVLSYWSPCSLGCDLPHTHNLKNNSALTLLEQKRRLSLISCLKDRKDFGFPLEKENIQQIQKTQAIPVLNELTQQVLSLFCSKDSSSPWRITLLDTFCTGLLLQLKDLQACVRQQVGVQESPLTHEDPMEAVRKYFHRITVYLREKKHSPCAWEVVRAQVWRALSSSAHWLARRREEKD from the exons ATGCGGGTGTCCTCTGAACCCACAGAAGAGTCTCTGCCTGCTGCTCTGCCTGCTGGTACCGGAAACAATGAGCTGG ACACATCCACAAAGGACAGGCTTCAGAGAACATGGAGGGGAAGGTTCAGGACCACACAGCCCAGAGGACCAGCAGCATCTGCAACATTCACAATTTCGAGGCCCTGTGCCTTTTTGACGGTCCTGGTGGTGCTGAGCTACTGGTCACCCTGCTCTCTAGGATGTGACCTGCCTCACACACATAACCTGAAGAACAACAGTGCCTTGACACTCCTGGAACAAAAGAGGAGactctcccttatctcctgccTCAAGGACAGAAAGGACTTTGGATTCCCTCTGGAGAAGGAGAATATCCAGCAGATCCAGAAAACCCAAGCCATCCCTGTCCTGAATGAGCTGACCCAGCAGGTCCTGAGCCTCTTCTGCTCAAAGGACTCCTCTTCTCCTTGGAGGATAACCCTCCTAGACACATTCTGCACCGGCCTCCTCCTGCAGCTCAAGGACCTGCAGGCTTGTGTGAGGCAGCAGGTGGGGGTGCAGGAATCTCCCCTGACTCACGAGGACCCCATGGAGGCTGTGAGGAAGTACTTCCACAGGATCACTGTCTACCTCAGAGAGAAGAAACACAGCCCCTGTGCCTGGGAGGTGGTCAGAGCACAAGTGTGGAGAGCCCTGTCTTCCTCAGCCCACTGGCTGGCCAGACGGAGAGAGGAGAAGGACTGA
- the LOC132646744 gene encoding interferon alpha-11-like: MSKPCAFLTVLVVLSCWSTCSLGCDLPHTHNLKNNSALKLLAQMRRLSPVSCLKDRKDFGFPLEKENVQQIQKTQAIPVLNELTQQVLSLFSSKDSSSAWETTLLDTFCSGLHQQLQDLQACLRQQVGVQESPLTQEDPVEAVRKYFHRITVYLREKKHSPCAWEVVRVQVWRALSSSANWLARWREEED, from the coding sequence ATGTCGAAGCCCTGTGCCTTCCTGACGGTCCTGGTGGTGCTGAGCTGCTGGTCAACCTGCTCTCTAGGATGTGACCTGCCTCACACACATAACCTGAAGAACAACAGTGCCTTGAAACTCCTGGCACAAATGAGGAGACTCTCCCCTGTCTCCTGCCTCAAGGACAGAAAGGACTTTGGATTCCCTCTGGAGAAGGAGAATGTCCAGCAGATCCAGAAGACTCAAGCCATCCCTGTCCTGAATGAGCTGACCCAGCAGGTCCTGAGCCTCTTCAGCTCAAAGGACTCCTCTTCTGCTTGGGAGACAACCCTCCTAGACACATTCTGCAGCGGCCTCCACCAGCAGCTCCAGGACCTGCAGGCCTGTCTGAGGCAGCAGGTCGGGGTGCAGGAATCTCCCCTGACCCAGGAGGACCCCGTGGAGGCTGTGAGGAAGTACTTCCACAGGATCACTGTCTACCTGAGAGAGAAGAAACACAGTCCCTGTGCCTGGGAGGTTGTCAGAGTACAAGTGTGGAGAGCCCTGTCTTCCTCAGCCAACTGGCTGGccagatggagagaggaagaagactgA